The genomic segment NNNNNNNNNNNNNNNNNNNNNNNNNNNNNNNNNNNNNNNNNNNNNNNNNNNNNNNNNNNNNNNNNNNNNNNNNNNNNNNNNNNNNAGTAAATTAAGGGCAtataattaaaagttaaaaggaATATATTGTATTATACGCTAGTGTTAATGGTAAAGTTTTTATGAATAGCCTGTTTAAAACACTACCATTTAAtttgtatttatctttttaatatatatatatatatatatatatatatatatatcttggaGCAACGATAAAGTTGTGCTTTTGTAACTTATGGATCACGAATTTGCATCATGGAAGCCGTCACTAATGATTAAAGTTGGTTGTCTACATCACATCTGTCGAGATACTGTCCTTTTCTAAATCCTACTAACGCGAAATAATTTATACACCGAACAATCTTTGTATAATTAGTTGATCACAAGCTACCATATAGGACATAACATAGTAATGGAATTGTCAACACGGGTCGGCCCAGCCCATTCGGGCTAGCCCACaacgggctttgagtttgacgggttAGGTCGGGCTGGCCATCAAAAAGATGGGTCAAAAAATACCAGGCCCACACCATTACTCTGTGGGCTGCGGATCTCACGGGCtagcccactttttaaaaaataatattttataatttaattttagaatgttaataaacataaatattaccagacaATATTACTTAGTATTAATTCTTgctaatcaagtctccaacaccccaaaaaatactccgaatagcgaaattaaataacttttgacatgatatccttctaaccaaataaaaatactaataaccaatctaaatagttgcatatATTTGACTTACGGGCCGGCCCATgggctagcccaacccacattTCTCAAGCCCCACGGGCTACGAACTTATCCAGGCCGGGCTAAAAAATCCTGTTCTTAAATGGACTGCAAAAATGAAGCCCAACTCCATCAATTTACGAGTCAGGCCGACCCAACGGGCCTgacccatattgacggctctacATAGTaactaatttaataatattttaaacatgaaTTCTATTATATCTTTGAATATCCCTAGTACAAATTAGTTTTAGACTTAATTTCAAGGAAAGAATTTATTAATTGCACGAATATTAACTCACAATTTCTAAACTAGTAGTTTTAAGTTTGTTTCGAATATTAGTGACattgttattattgatttgaaattaaccAAGAGAATATATATCAagcttatttaattaattgaattAGAATCAACAAACTTTGGCAAATTGAGATGACCTTACATTAAGTCAAAAGTTTCATTCAACAAATTCtagtatttaattatatatataaaaagaaattccTCTTTAATTTGCcccattaattaatttatagagATGTCTAATCTAGAGAAACAAACATTCACTTCTAAGTAAGTCTTTTAGTTAATGCTCGATGTGAAGAAATTGTCCGTATCATATGAGAgaattatattaaagaataattaGATATGTCGAGTTGTAATTGGTATAGGTTATGAGTTTATTATACGGACAAGGGTGTTCAAAAAAagtttattatatgtatatattcagtGGAATTCTAAATAAACGCGTAGGCGAACCGGGATTTATGAGTTCTCGTAAGTGTAGTCAAAAACTAATTCTTGTGAAGCGAAACTTGACAACTAAAAGTAAACAGAGGAAGTAAAAGGCACTTTATTTTCCAAAATGAAttccaaattcataattcattctTGATTTACTAAAGGGAAAATGCTCTATTATGAAATATACGCGAAAAGgttgagacacacccgaactttaggagggtcctattaccccttagactaattaaaattgtatttttaacAACATTAatgcctacgtggcacacacgtgtgcatACATAGACCCTTCAGTGTATTGTGCCTACATAGACACGTGTGTCATCCTTGTGCAGAGATCATGCTAATCTTCTCTTTAGTGTATTGTACTTGTTCTTGTCAATGGAATTTGTGTTATTACTTATCTACAGGGACCGACTACAAGAGTCTATTGcacgcagccttaccttgtatTTTTGCCAGAGATTGTTTGCAGGGTTTGAACCCGTCACTCCTGGTCgtatgacagcaactttaccagttactccaaggacATTCCCAGCCCTATAGAGGTACCTGTGCCTTATGCACTCGCGATATCAAGATTAAGCAATGTGGAGGTCACTAGCCTCGTAAAACATCTTTTCTGCGTCGCGACTTTGATGAAGAGAGATGCTGAGCGATCGATGCTACCTATCGAAGAATGTTGGAACCCGCTTGAATATGCAAAAGCTGTGGAATTCTGCAAGTTTGAacgggagccttggagtaactggtaaagttgtcgCCATGTGACCAGGAGTTTGCAGATTCAAGCTTTGGAAACAGCCgattgcagaaatgcaaggtaagactgcgtacaatataCCCTTACGTTCAGGCCCTTCCCTGGATCCTATATATAGCGAGAGCTTTAGTGCCCCGGGCTGCAAgtcctggtcacatgacagcaactttactgGTTACTCTAAGGACATTCCCCGCCCTTTAGAGGTACTTGTGCCTTATGCACTCGCAATATCAAGATTAGGCAATGTGGACTTGCCCGCGTTACCAGAAGTTGACTATAACTCTATGCTTCGGAATCTACATCATTATATTCGCGTTGATAGCTTCTTCGCCATCAATGATCCTGAATAGTGCAGAAGACAGATTATTACAAGATTTTACGTTGTTTATCCTTCGTTAATGTAGTTATATCTTTCTCCCTAGTTGTAATTTATATTGTTCAGACTCTTTAAATATGTTATCGCACTCTTAACATTTCAaaagtatattatttttgaaggatcttaTATGTAGCTATCGAGCAATATAAGTTGTTATTTGGAGTTTGTTTAGTCTCTTACTTTTGATGAGTTTTTTCTTCTAAAGAACTAGTATGAAATGTATTAGTGGATTCTTCAATAAACACAAAAGCGGAGCCAGGATTTTTAGTTTATGAGTTATGAACGATAATTTGTTTTGCTTTCAAAGTTTTGAATagattatttatacatattatatGAATTCTTTAACACAAAAGCATGGTTCGCGACAAACTCGTAATTTATTACTGAATTCTTTCAAATGACTTATTAATTATtacctaattttgtattttattgtttgtcCCTGTCATCTTGTTTTGCAATATTGTTTGGAACTGGTGGAATAgtgtataaaataaatttaaaaaaaggattatcgataagatcatcaattattctttcacctcaaaaataATTCACAGGGAGATGGCAAATTTCTATGCTTCTTCAGGTTCTTTTTGTGTTGACTTTCTTAAAGTTTAATTCATGGTCATATTCTTTAGCACTGTGTTATCCCATCCTGTTGTGtgcttttgtgtttttgtttgttatactgttatacatcttgaaccgggggtctatcggaaataacctctctacttcatctgaggtagtggtatggacggcgtacactttaccctcccaaAACCCGACTTTGCGGGaatacaccgggtatgttgttgtcgttGCTGTATTCTTGGATGCTactgaatttgaattttgaatgcaTATTGAAGAATGTAAAACTGAACATTGATTTGTGGAAGGTTGtgatttttaattctaatttggGATTCTTGAAGAGATAGGTACTGATCAGATATCCCTCTTGATTCAGAGGCGGAACCAGGATTTTTAGTTTAACGACTCTGAATCAAAATTCTTTTCGCTTATTGAGTTCTCGATAGATTATTTGTACATATTAACTGAGGCTTGCTCAAGTGATTGAGTACCTCGATCATCGACCAATAGGTTCAGGTTTCGAGTCGGAAAATAAGTGAGAACACTATTGATCCTCCTGATTCTGCCGAACTCGTATCTGTTATTCTGGTTTCCTTCCCTGCTCTCGTGTTTATATAAAGCCAAATCATTTGAACACTCAGTATGTGTATGcttctgtgtgtgtgtgtgtgtgttccaTTATAATGGACTTTGATACATGTAGATAAATGATATGACAGATGTTCGTAACGATTTTGTATTGTGTTTCGAATTAGTTAAGAGTTAAGTTGTCAGTAACAAATGAagccactagtgatattgtctgcaGTGTTTTGGGACTAGGCTCGCACGGCTTTAAAACGTGTCACTAGGGTCAAGGGCTTGTTTCCTTATAGCACGTCGATCTCCTATGTTTTGCCGATGTGAGATTTGCCTTTGGTTTTCTCATTTTCAATGTCCCAGAATTGATTCGATTTCATTTGATGTAACAAACATTTAGTCTCTATAAGTCTGAACAATTTCAGGTATGACTGGGAAAATACTTGTAATTCTCTTCATTGGTGTCTTGGCATTTGTTTATCAAGCAATTACGCCACCTCCTCCGCGAATTTGTGGTTCCCTCAATGGCCCTCCGATCACTGCACCGCGTATAAAACTCTCCGATGGAAGGCATTTGGCTTATAAAGAACAAGGTGTTGATAAAGCTCAAGCAAAGTACAAGAttgtgttcatccatggattcgaCTGTTGTAGGCATGATGTCGCTTTCACCAGCACCCTTTCTCTTGTAATGCCCTTTTACCTTCTCTTTTTCTCTCGCAATCAACTTGATATATGAAAAAGGGGTACAAAGATATGATATTGTAGTTATAGGTCACTACAGAATTTGTCTGTCGCTAATTTCTAtcgacatgaccctagataggaaggtatggaggaagcGAATTAGGTTAGAAGGCTAGTGCATGTGGGTGAGTCATAGGCCAGTAGATATGTGTGTTTTGGTGTAGCCTTGCTAGTAGTCTTATGGCTTTGCCCATAGGTTGGAGTCATCTAGTTAATAGTGTATAGTACTACTTTTTGTTCGGAGCTGGGGGTCTatgaaacagcctctctacttcatctgaggtagtggtatggactgcgtacatttacCGAGTATGTTGAtgttgtcattgttgttgttgttagtatAGGTTCTTGTAATTCTGTCTAACAATGGCATTATCTGCAATGACATATTCGGGTGCAGGATGTTATCGAGAGTTTGGGTATATACATTGTATCGTTTGATCGACCTGGTTATGGAGAAAGCGATCCTCATCCACAACGAACACCTAAGACCTTAGCGCGTGACGTTGAGGAACTAGCCGATCAATTGAAACTAGGATCCAAATTCTATGTAACAGGATTTTCGATGGGCGGACAAGCAGTATGGGGCTGTCTAAAATACACTCCTCATAGGTAATGTTCGATTTTTTTTTTCGCTATTCGCTGCTATTGTGTCATGTCACTGAACAAATGTCTTAACAGATTGGCCGGAGCAGCGCTTCTAACGCCTGTCGCTAACATATGGTGGCCTGGTTTTCCTGCAAACTTGACGGAGAAAATATACTACGATATGCCAGCACCGGACCTGTGGACAGTTCGCGTTGCACACTATCTTCCGTGGCTGACTTACTGGTGGAACACACagaaattttttccttcttctagcGTCGCAGCTCACAACCCGGTCATCTTTTCAACTCAAGATATGCAATTGGCACCGAGGTTTGATGCCTCGCAAGATCCATATCGGGTGAGAATTCGATTGTTAATCTTGCCAACATGAAGTTCTAGCATTTCTATAAGTATAGGTTGTTTATACTGACTAGCCATCGCGTAGAAGTAGAACGGTTTCTGTATATAACAATATAAaaaaggcagcccggtgcactgaGGCTGTTTCCAGGGCTTGAACCCgtaacctcctggtcacatggcagcaactttactagttactccaaggctccccttctctGTATATAACGGTATACTTTTGATATATTGCATGTTTGAGTAAACGAAAAATGGTTCATTCGTGGCCTCAGGCACAGATAAGGCAACAAGGGGAGTTCGAGTCCATCCATCGCGACATGATGATTGGAATTAAAACTTGGGAATTCGACCCTATGGACCTCGAGGACCCGTTCCCTAACAACGAAGGCTCTGTTCACATATGGCAAGGCGATGAGGACGGCTTAGTATCAGTCGTTCTGCAACGATATGTTGCAGAACGACTACCGTGGATTCGATATCATGAACTTAAAGGTAGTGGTCACTTGTTTCCTTATGAAGATGGAATGGGAGATAAGATTATGAAGACATTCTTACTTGGAGAAACCTTTGTTCTATAAAGGTATATTAACGTTTCTGTTGCTCGTATTCTTCAAAACTGTCTTTCAGTATCAGTATCTGACGTCAGATCCTCCAAAAGTTATGTATATTTGGAGAATATTTAGTTAAACTATTgttctttattatatttttcctaaTGATTCAAATTATTATAAGTTGCCGCCATTTGATTaaaaggtcacgggttcaagccttggaaacagcctctggcagaaatgcaaggtaaggttgtgtACGATATACCCTCGTGGTAGGGCCCCTCCCTCGAACACCGCGCATaacggtagctttagtgcaccggactgccctaTTCAAATTATTATAAGTGATTTGGTTGCACTATAACCAGAGAAAAAAGGACAGCTCGATGTACAAAAGCATGATGTTAGCAAGGGTTTAGAAAAGTACCGCATGCATTCTAAGAGCAGTGGCTGACCCAACTTGGAttcttcgatgaaaaattatacgaTTTTTAcatgatcaaaaatatttttatgtatatatagtagatgttgaaccccccttcgactagtccgtatgcTTACTTCTAAACCTCCTCGACGAAAATCCTGGGTGCGTCACTGCCTTAGAGGTGTGATGTAGACAGTCTATTAAATCATTCATTCAGTACTCGATATCGCTTTCACTAAATGTTACTATAAAGCCAACATACATGCAAGAAAACAACCAACTCGATGACGAAAGCATCTCGCGTTAGCAGAATTCATTCAGGGAAATTAAGACTACACCCTTTACCGGAGCGAATCGAGAGCGACTGCTACGCATTCAATAAACTTCaataattttggctcaaattcTATGTAAATCAAgatagaaataaattataattaaatcaaaatagaaGCAGATTATAATCTGAGTTTTATAAATTTGCAATTGAAAttctactaaaaattatttaatttataattttttaagcataactaaaattattgaattcCAATGAACTCGCAATTATTGCACTAGGTAGCTCCCCTACAATAGAATGCACTA from the Capsicum annuum cultivar UCD-10X-F1 chromosome 9, UCD10Xv1.1, whole genome shotgun sequence genome contains:
- the LOC107842266 gene encoding uncharacterized protein LOC107842266 isoform X1; this translates as MANFYASSGMTGKILVILFIGVLAFVYQAITPPPPRICGSLNGPPITAPRIKLSDGRHLAYKEQGVDKAQAKYKIVFIHGFDCCRHDVAFTSTLSLDVIESLGIYIVSFDRPGYGESDPHPQRTPKTLARDVEELADQLKLGSKFYVTGFSMGGQAVWGCLKYTPHRLAGAALLTPVANIWWPGFPANLTEKIYYDMPAPDLWTVRVAHYLPWLTYWWNTQKFFPSSSVAAHNPVIFSTQDMQLAPRFDASQDPYRAQIRQQGEFESIHRDMMIGIKTWEFDPMDLEDPFPNNEGSVHIWQGDEDGLVSVVLQRYVAERLPWIRYHELKGSGHLFPYEDGMGDKIMKTFLLGETFVL
- the LOC107842266 gene encoding uncharacterized protein LOC107842266 isoform X2, which codes for MTGKILVILFIGVLAFVYQAITPPPPRICGSLNGPPITAPRIKLSDGRHLAYKEQGVDKAQAKYKIVFIHGFDCCRHDVAFTSTLSLDVIESLGIYIVSFDRPGYGESDPHPQRTPKTLARDVEELADQLKLGSKFYVTGFSMGGQAVWGCLKYTPHRLAGAALLTPVANIWWPGFPANLTEKIYYDMPAPDLWTVRVAHYLPWLTYWWNTQKFFPSSSVAAHNPVIFSTQDMQLAPRFDASQDPYRAQIRQQGEFESIHRDMMIGIKTWEFDPMDLEDPFPNNEGSVHIWQGDEDGLVSVVLQRYVAERLPWIRYHELKGSGHLFPYEDGMGDKIMKTFLLGETFVL